In Microbacterium sp. zg-Y818, the genomic window CACCGCTGCGACCGCGGCTGCTGCCGCCGCCGCCCATCATGCCGCCGAAGCCGCCGCCGCCCCGTGAGCGGCCACCTCCGCCGCCGCTGAGCAGCGAGTTGATGACGATGCCGCCGAGCACGGCCCCCAGCATGCCGTTGCCGCCTCCGCCGCCGCCGTAACCCCCGCCGCCGTAGCCGCCGCCGAAGCCGCCGACGTCGGTCTGGGCGTACTGGATGGCCTGCGCGGCCAGCTGGTGCGAGCGCTGGGCCAGGGGAAGTGCCTGCTCGGGCGAGGTCGCCGCCAGCTGCTGCGCCTGCGCGAGCGCCGCGGACGCCTCGGCCAGCCGGGTGCGGGCCTGCGCGCCGACGGCGCCACGGCGTGCCGACACGTAGTCTTCGGCCGCCGACACCTGAGCCTGGGCCTGCGCGAGCTGCTGTCCGAGCATCTGCTGCGCGCGCTGGGCGCGCTCCTGCGCGGTGCGGACGGCGGCGACGACCCCGTCGATGCGGGTGTTGGCGGTCTCGAGGGCCTCGAGGGTGGCCAGCGGACGCTTGGCCGCCGTCGCGAGGTTCTGCCGCGCAGAGTCGACCTGCTGGCGGGTCGCCGCCACCGCTGCGGCGACCTGGCCGTCGGGGTCGGGGAGCGAGGCGGCGACGGCCATGTCGTGCTCGAGGTCGGCGATGAGGGCGCCGGCATCCTTCTCGGCGTTGCCGAGGTCGGTCTGCAGCCGACCGATGGCGTCTTCCAGCAGGGCAGCCTGCTCGACGGCGTCTTCGGCTGCGCGGATGCCGACGGCCGCGGTGCCGCCGTCGCCGGCGGCGATGGCACGGGCCGCCTGTGCCAGCTGCTCGTCCGCGAACGCGATGCGCTCCCTGGCCTGCAGCGGGTTGTCGCTGACCGTCGCCAGAGCCTCGGGCGCGTAGTGGGCGTGCAGCGCCTGCAGCGCAGCTTCTGCGGCATCCAGTCGTCCGGCCACGGCCGCGCGCTCTTCCTGCACGCGGGTGAGGGCCTCGGGTGCGTTCTGCTCGAGCTTGCGCAGCTCGTCGAAGTCGGCGGCCTTCTCGTCGAGTCCGGCATCCGCCTGCTCGCACAGCCGCAAGATCTCGGTGTTCCACTCCCGCACCTGCTGCTCGGTGTCGGGTTCGGAGTCGTCGAGGCGCTGCTGAAGCGTGAAGGCCTTCGTGAGGTTGTCCTTCGCCGTCGCCAGGGCCTGCTGGAACTCCACCGTGGCCTGGTCGCCGAACTGCGCGCGCGCGAAGCCGAGCTCCTGCTCGCTGGTGCGGACGGCATCATCGGTGGCGACGAGCGCCGACGCGGCACGTCGTTCCAGTTCGGGGAGGGGGATCTGCTCGACGGTGTCGTCCTTCTTGGCGCGGCCTCCCGCGGCCTTGGAGCGGCGTGAGCGCACGACGAGAAGGACGACGACCGCGATGGCGATGGCGCCCAGGGCGATCCACAGCCAGGCGCCGCTCCCGCCGGGCTCGAGGTCGGACTCGAAGCGGTCCGCGGCGAGCTCGATGGCGCCGCTGTAGTCATCGGCTCCCAGCAGCGGCCGCATCGCCTGTTCGGTGGCGGTCAGCTCGCTGTCGCTGAGGGGGCCGCCGTCGTCGGCGGAGATGTAGTACTGCCTGCCCTCTGTGGCGATGGCCAGCAGGTACTGCGTCTGCCCCAGGCCGTTGCCGAACGCGACGGCATCCGCCCACTCCTGGCGGTCCGAGGGATTGGTGAACTCGTCCACGAGGACGACGAAGAGGTCGACCCCGGTCGCGTCGTAGAGTCCGTCGAGGCGGTCCTCCACCGCGGACGTCTCGCCACCGGTGAGCACGTCGGCCTGGTCGAGCAAGCGCGACGCCCCCAGCTGCATAGGGTCGGTGGCCGCCGCGCTGAGCGTTGTGGCGGACAGGAGCACGGCAGCAACGGCCGTGATAATCATGGCCCAGCGCCTGCGCATCGCGTCCCCTTCCGAGGCGCGACGAAGCACCTCGTTTCGAGTCTATGCATCCGGCCCCCCGCCCGTGGTAGTCCGGCGGCTGGGAGATGACGATGAAGCGGGGTGCGCCACCGGGCGGCGGGTCGCCCATGGCGCCGTGGGCGCCGCGGGTACGCTCGGGCCCTCGGAGGACACATGGACCACGACCGATACGGCAGCGACGTGCTCGCGTCGGGCTGGCGCAACGCCGGACGACGCGAGATCCCGAACGTGCCGGCGGCACGCGACCTCGTCGTCGAGGTGGCCGGCGACGGCTTCTGCGGCGCCGTCACCGGCGTGCAGGCGGGACTGGTCGAGCTCGAGGACCGCGTCGGCCGGCGCCGGCAGTTCCCGCTGGGCGGCGGCTTCCTGATCGACGGCGACCCCGTGCGACTCGTCGTGCCGACGGCCGGGCCGAAACCGCGCATGCGCACCGCTTCCGGGTCGTTCGCCGCCCCGCAGGAGCGCGCCCGGGTCGCGCGCGCCAGCCGCATCCTCGTCGAGGGGCGCCACGACGCCGAGCTCGTGGAGAAGGTCTGGGGAGCGGACCTGCGCGTCGAAGGGGTGGTCGTGGAGTACCTCGAGGGCATCGATCTGCTCGAAGAGACGCTGCGTGACGAGCCGCCGGGACCCGGTCGCCGGTACGGCGTGCTCGTGGACCACCTCGTGCCCGGCTCGAAGGAGCAGCGCATCGCGGATGCCGTCGCGCGCGGCCCGCACGGTGCGCACGTGCTGGTGGTCGGGCACCCCCACGTGGACGTCTGGGAGTGCGTGCTGCCGCGCGCCGTCGGCATCCCGGCGTGGCCCACGGTTCCCCGCGGCACCGACTGGAAGACCGGGGTGTGCCGGGCGCTCGGATGGCCCGCGGAGGAGCAGGCCGACACCGCGAGGGCGTGGCAGCGGATTCTCGGGAGCGTCCACACCTTCCGCGACCTCGACCCGAGTCTGCTCGGGCCGGTGGAGCGGCTCATCGACTTCGTCACCCAGGACGACTGATCCGTCGCGGGGCGCGCCGGTCGACACCGGTAGCCTTGTCCCATGCCGGACCCTGAGCCCGACGCGGACCCGACCGCCGATTCCGAAGCCCCGTTCCGAAAGCGCACGGTATCGTTCGTGCGCCGCAGCGGACGCATGTCCGAGGCGCAGGAGCGCGCCTGGCGCGAGCTGGCCCCCTTCTACGCGCTGCCGCTGGAACGTGACGGTGCGACGACGAGCGTGAGAGCCGGGTCCGAGGTCGTCCCGGCAGAGGTGTTCGGGCGCACCGCCCCGCTGGTCGTCGAGATCGGCTCCGGTCAGGGGCACGCGATCGTGCACGCGGCAGCGGCGCACCCCGAGGTGGACTTCCTGGCAGTCGAGGTGTTCAAGGCGGGCCTTGCCCGCACCATGCTCGACGCCGGCCGCCAGGGCCTGCGGAACCTGCGCGTCGTCGATGCCAACGCCCCCGAAGTGCTCGAGCACCTGCTGCCCGAAGCGTCGGTCCAGGAGCTCTGGGTGTTCTTCCCCGACCCGTGGCACAAGAAGAAGCACACCAAGCGCCGACTGGTCGTGCCGCCCTTCACCGCGCTCGCCGCGCGCGTGCTGCGCGACGGCGGTCTGTTGCGCCTCGCGACCGACTGGGAGGACTACGCGCTGCAGATGCACGCGGTCATGGACGACGCCGCCGACTTCGAGCCCGCGTTCGCCGGCA contains:
- a CDS encoding TPM domain-containing protein → MIITAVAAVLLSATTLSAAATDPMQLGASRLLDQADVLTGGETSAVEDRLDGLYDATGVDLFVVLVDEFTNPSDRQEWADAVAFGNGLGQTQYLLAIATEGRQYYISADDGGPLSDSELTATEQAMRPLLGADDYSGAIELAADRFESDLEPGGSGAWLWIALGAIAIAVVVLLVVRSRRSKAAGGRAKKDDTVEQIPLPELERRAASALVATDDAVRTSEQELGFARAQFGDQATVEFQQALATAKDNLTKAFTLQQRLDDSEPDTEQQVREWNTEILRLCEQADAGLDEKAADFDELRKLEQNAPEALTRVQEERAAVAGRLDAAEAALQALHAHYAPEALATVSDNPLQARERIAFADEQLAQAARAIAAGDGGTAAVGIRAAEDAVEQAALLEDAIGRLQTDLGNAEKDAGALIADLEHDMAVAASLPDPDGQVAAAVAATRQQVDSARQNLATAAKRPLATLEALETANTRIDGVVAAVRTAQERAQRAQQMLGQQLAQAQAQVSAAEDYVSARRGAVGAQARTRLAEASAALAQAQQLAATSPEQALPLAQRSHQLAAQAIQYAQTDVGGFGGGYGGGGYGGGGGGNGMLGAVLGGIVINSLLSGGGGGRSRGGGGFGGMMGGGGSSRGRSGGGSFRPGSFGGGGTRGRRGGGRF
- a CDS encoding DUF3097 domain-containing protein translates to MDHDRYGSDVLASGWRNAGRREIPNVPAARDLVVEVAGDGFCGAVTGVQAGLVELEDRVGRRRQFPLGGGFLIDGDPVRLVVPTAGPKPRMRTASGSFAAPQERARVARASRILVEGRHDAELVEKVWGADLRVEGVVVEYLEGIDLLEETLRDEPPGPGRRYGVLVDHLVPGSKEQRIADAVARGPHGAHVLVVGHPHVDVWECVLPRAVGIPAWPTVPRGTDWKTGVCRALGWPAEEQADTARAWQRILGSVHTFRDLDPSLLGPVERLIDFVTQDD
- the trmB gene encoding tRNA (guanosine(46)-N7)-methyltransferase TrmB, producing the protein MPDPEPDADPTADSEAPFRKRTVSFVRRSGRMSEAQERAWRELAPFYALPLERDGATTSVRAGSEVVPAEVFGRTAPLVVEIGSGQGHAIVHAAAAHPEVDFLAVEVFKAGLARTMLDAGRQGLRNLRVVDANAPEVLEHLLPEASVQELWVFFPDPWHKKKHTKRRLVVPPFTALAARVLRDGGLLRLATDWEDYALQMHAVMDDAADFEPAFAGTWAPRFEGRVVTAFERKGAAKGREIRDLVYRRKARA